From a single Apium graveolens cultivar Ventura chromosome 2, ASM990537v1, whole genome shotgun sequence genomic region:
- the LOC141708447 gene encoding trifunctional UDP-glucose 4,6-dehydratase/UDP-4-keto-6-deoxy-D-glucose 3,5-epimerase/UDP-4-keto-L-rhamnose-reductase RHM1 yields MTSYTPKNILITGAAGFIASHVANRLVRSYPDYKIVVLDKLDYCSNLKNLNPSRSAPNFKFVKGDIGSADLVNYLLITESIDTIMHFAAQTHVDNSFGNSFEFTKNNIYGTHVLLEACKVTGQIRRFIHVSTDEVYGETDEDAIVGNHEASQLLPTNPYSATKAGAEMLVMAYGRSYGLPVITTRGNNVYGPNQFPEKLIPKFILLAMRGMQLPIHGDGANVRSYLYCEDVAEAFEVVLHKGEVGHVYNIGTKKERRVTDVAQDICKLFSMDPETNIKYVENRPFNDQRYFLDDQKLKNLGWAERTTWEEGLKKTMDWYTSNPDWWGDVSGALLPHPRMLMMPGGNEKHFDGSESSSFVNKSAASQASSTNPKGIIPQKAAIKFLIYGRTGWIGGLLGKLCDEQGIQYEYGRGRLESRSQLLSDLQIVKPTHVFNAAGLTGRPNVDWCESHKTETIRTNVTGTLNLADICREQGILMINFATGCIFEYDAAHPEGSGIGFKEEDTPNFHGSFYSKTKAMVEELLKEYDNVCTLRVRMPISSDLSNPRNFITKISRYNKVVNIPNSMTVLDELLPISIEMAKRNLRGIWNFTNPGVVSHNEILEMYKKYIDPSFKWANFTLEEQAKVIVAARSNNEMDGSKLKAEFPELLSIKESLLKYVFEPNKKA; encoded by the exons ATGACTAGTTATACCCCTAAGAATATCCTTATAACTGGAGCTGCTGGCTTTATTGCATCTCATGTCGCCAATCGTCTTGTTCGGAGCTACCCTGATTACAAGATCGTTGTGCTTGATAAGCTTGATTACTGTTCAAATCTGAAGAATCTTAATCCCTCTCGGTCAGCTCCAAACTTCAAATTCGTCAAGGGTGATATCGGCAGCGCTGATCTTGTCAACTACCTGCTCATTACCGAGTCCATTGATACTATTATGCACTTTGCTGCCCAGACCCACGTTGATAATTCCTTTGGTAACAGCTTTGAGTTTACCAAGAACAATATTTATGGCACTCACGTGCTTTTAGAGGCGTGCAAAGTGACCGGACAAATCAGAAGGTTCATCCATGTAAGTACAGATGAGGTCTATGGGGAGACAGATGAGGATGCTATTGTGGGTAATCATGAAGCTTCACAACTCCTCCCTACTAATCCATATTCGGCCACAAAAGCTGGGGCAGAAATGCTTGTTATGGCTTATGGAAGGTCATATGGCCTACCTGTTATAACAACCCGAGGAAATAATGTATATGGTCCTAATCAGTTTCCTGAAAAGTTAATTCCAAAGTTCATCCTTTTAGCCATGAGAGGAATGCAACTTCCTATTCATGGTGATGGCGCCAATGTGAGGAGTTATCTCTATTGTGAGGATGTCGCCGAGGCATTTGAGGTTGTCCTTCACAAGGGAGAAGTTGGACATGTTTACAATATCGGGACAAAGAAGGAGAGGAGAGTTACTGATGTTGCACAAGACATCTGTAAACTTTTTTCCATGGATCCTGAAACCAACATCAAGTATGTGGAGAACAGGCCATTCAATGATCAGAGGTATTTCCTAGACGACCAGAAGTTGAAAAACTTGGGCTGGGCTGAGCGCACTACATGGGAAGAAGGGCTGAAAAAGACCATGGATTGGTATACTAGTAACCCTGATTGGTGGGGAGATGTATCTGGAGCGTTGCTTCCTCATCCAAGAATGCTGATGATGCCTGGTGGAAACGAGAAACACTTTGATGGATCTGAATCTTCTAGTTTTGTAAATAAATCTGCTGCATCACAGGCATCTTCTACAAACCCCAAAGGCATCATCCCTCAGAAAGCAGCCATTAAGTTTTTGATCTATGGTAGGACTGGTTGGATTGGTGGTCTGCTTGGAAAATTATGTGATGAACAAGGAATCCAGTATGAATATGGAAGGGGGCGTCTAGAAAGTCGATCACAGCTATTGTCTGATCTCCAGATAGTTAAGCCCACACATGTTTTTAATGCTGCTGGTCTGACCGGTAGACCCAATGTTGATTGGTGTGAATCACACAAAACTGAAACAATTCGTACGAATGTTACTGGCACACTGAATTTAGCAGATATATGCAGGGAGCAAGGGATTCTGATGATTAATTTTGCTACTGGATGCATATTCGAGTACGATGCTGCACATCCAGAAGGTTCTGGCATTGGATTCAAAGAAGAGGACACGCCCAATTTTCATGGATCATTTTATTCGAAGACGAAAGCCATG GTCGAAGAACTATTGAAAGAATATGACAATGTCTGCACACTCAGAGTTCGTATGCCCATATCATCTGACCTCAGCAACCCACGCAACTTCATCACAAAGATTAGTCGTTACAATAAAGTAGTCAATATTCCTAACAGTATGACAGTCTTGGATGAGCTACTACCTATCTCGATCGAGATGGCTAAGCGGAACCTTAGAGGCATATGGAACTTTACCAATCCTGGAGTTGTAAGCCATAACGAAATTCTGGAGATGTACAAAAAATACATTGACCCGTCTTTTAAATGGGCAAACTTCACGCTGGAAGAGCAAGCCAAGGTGATTGTGGCAGCTCGAAGCAATAATGAGATGGATGGATCCAAGTTGAAGGCAGAGTTCCCTGAGTTGTTATCAATCAAAGAATCATTACTCAAGTATGTTTTTGAACCCAACAAAAAAGCCTAG